A genomic segment from Asterias amurensis chromosome 6, ASM3211899v1 encodes:
- the LOC139938661 gene encoding uncharacterized protein, with protein sequence MKLNERNVAYFASCNSPIDKEGILAKRGEINRGYQRRWFILKGNLLFYLEKKGDRDPVGVIILEGCRVELADSEDSQFTFQISFPGDGARTYILSAYSQDDMESWMRALSCSSYDYMKAMVDELQRQLDELTHDSHGDGQMRPGRYSYVTTGHTDDHCLEDMAEYPGKMGMYDKAKTESLSHHGAPRQNAFQRNSVPAAQYSNPSYDIWDPLVSSNSQKGTDKGNGIQSSTAPQFFVENSNGGGVDNGHEPSILQSDISVSQNLRKPPSNPNSATAPGSGRIARSVFYENISTSPRMMPRSGTTRARFFNKGQLGQGGPIPKSGQALFHDHDVRSFSEMHAEFGMLIVQKINEHRQRRTSSSSSSS encoded by the coding sequence ATGAAGTTGAATGAGCGTAATGTAGCTTACTTTGCCTCGTGCAACTCGCCCATCGACAAGGAGGGGATCTTGGCGAAGCGCGGTGAAATAAACCGAGGGTATCAGAGGAGATGGTTCATTCTGAAGGGAAATCTTCTGTTCTACTTGGAAAAGAAGGGAGATCGAGACCCTGTGGGAGTTATCATTCTTGAGGGATGCCGTGTGGAACTGGCAGACAGTGAGGACAGCCAGTTTACATTCCAGATTTCGTTCCCCGGCGATGGAGCGAGGACGTACATTCTGTCGGCGTACAGCCAGGACGACATGGAGTCTTGGATGCGAGCGCTGTCGTGTTCTAGCTACGACTACATGAAGGCGATGGTTGACGAGCTTCAACGACAGCTTGATGAACTTACCCATGACTCACACGGGGATGGACAAATGCGTCCGGGGCGCTATTCCTATGTCACAACAGGTCATACGGATGACCACTGCCTGGAAGACATGGCTGAATACCCCGGTAAGATGGGCATGTACGATAAAGCAAAAACAGAGTCCCTATCGCACCACGGAGCACCTCGACAAAATGCCTTCCAGCGCAACTCGGTGCCTGCAGCGCAGTACAGCAACCCATCTTATGACATCTGGGATCCGCTTGTTTCATCCAATAGCCAAAAAGGTACCGACAAAGGGAATGGCATCCAGTCTTCTACGGCACCTCAATTCTTTGTGGAGAACAGCAATGGTGGGGGCGTCGACAATGGCCACGAACCCAGTATATTACAGTCGGACATTAGTGTTTCTCAAAACTTGCGAAAGCCTCCCTCGAATCCCAACTCTGCTACTGCCCCAGGTTCTGGACGCATCGCTAGATCGGTCTTCTATGAAAATATATCGACATCTCCAAGGATGATGCCACGTAGCGGAACCACCAGAGCGCGATTCTTCAATAAGGGACAACTTGGGCAAGGCGGGCCAATCCCAAAGTCGGGACAGGCTCTATTTCATGATCATGATGTACGATCATTCTCGGAGATGCACGCTGAGTTTGGAATGCTGATTGTGCAGAAAATTAATGAGCACAGGCAGCGAagaacatcatcatcatcatcatcatcttag
- the LOC139938539 gene encoding putative phospholipase B-like 2, giving the protein MSVFCAASSLFLLLSLATIYSVNTQQPPLDSRSASVFLDTVKMKLEIVDGYHPNSTSMVAWANFTDNMQKTGWNYLTVTTNPAFNDTFQAYAAGLLEGFLAADYIYMEWFNSKASFCKSLTPDCQKIKKFLTKNLKWMEAQVKANPNDPYFYQMALILDQLSGLTDGYNKKPRKPSLDIDPFGFLLFQVGADLDSIEAALNTKSSKKRPLGGTHCSALIKLLPGNKDLFVSHDTWDEYSGMLKIIKKYNFGFRMTATSSKFIPGREVSFSSQHGPIFSGDDFYVIGSGLVTMETTIGNENSALWKYVQANGTVLEWMRNLIANRLASSVMEWCDIFSKYNSGTYNNEWMVVDYKHFTPGQDLPKEGLLAVLDQIPGEIVSKDMTWLLLNQTYWPSYNVPYFPKIFADGGFKKQAAEHGSWFSYDKTARANIFRRDHTKVTDMKSMIKLMRYNDFQHDPLSRCDCTPPFTGENAISARSDLNPANGTYPFPTFGFRCHGGTDMKVTSSSMAKTLSMIAVSGPTHDQQPVFQWSKSECDKQYLHLGHPDIFNFDPVEVNWKKP; this is encoded by the exons ATGTCGGTTTTTTGTGCAGCTTCCAGCCTCTTCTTGCTTCTGAGCTTGGCCACCATTTATTCGGTGAACACCCAACAGCCTCCTTTGGATTCGAGAAGTGCCTCTGTTTTCCTTGATACGGTAAAGATGAAGCTTGAGATTGTGGATGGCTATCATCCCAACTCGACCTCCATGGTTGCATGGGCCAACTTCACTGACAACATGCAGAAAACCGG ATGGAATTACTTGACAGTGACGACCAACCCAGCATTCAATGACACCTTTCAAGCTTACGCAGCAGGACTTCTGGAAGGTTTCCTGGCGGCAGATTACATCTACATGGAGTGGTTCAACTCCAAGGCATCCTTCTGCAAGTCACTGACCCCTGACTGCCAGAAGATTAAGAAGTTCTTGACAAAGAATCTGAAGTGGATGGAGGCGCAAGTCAAGGCAAACCCTAATGACCCTTACTTTTACCAG ATGGCACTTATCCTGGATCAACTGAGTGGATTGACAGATGGATACAACAAGAAACCACGTAAACCCAGCCTGGATATCGACCCATTCGGCTTCCT ATTGTTTCAAGTGGGTGCGGACCTTGATTCTATTGAGGCAGCTCTGAATACTAAAAGCAGTAAGAAACGTCCCCTTGGTGGCACTCATTGCTCCGCCCTCATCAAACTTTTGCCTGGAAACAAAGATCTCTTTGTTTCTCATGATACGTGGGACGAATACAGTGGTATGctcaaaattatcaagaaatacAACTTTGGATTCCGGATGACTGCAACTT CTTCTAAGTTTATTCCTGGTCGCGAAGTGTCGTTTTCCTCCCAGCATGGTCCCATATTCTCCGGTGATGATTTCTACGTGATTGGTTCTGGATTG GTGACTATGGAAACGACAATTGGTAATGAAAACTCCGCCTTGTGGAAGTATGTGCAGGCAAATGGTACAGTACTGGAGTGGATGCGCAACCTTATCGCCAATCGTCTTGCCTCAAGCGTCATGGAATGGTGCGATATATTCAGCAAATACAACAGCGGAAC GTACAACAATGAGTGGATGGTGGTGGATTACAAACATTTTACACCTGGACAAGATTTGCCAAAAGAGGGCCTCCTTGCAGTATTGGATCAAATCCC gGGTGAGATTGTGAGCAAGGACATGACTTGGTTGCTCCTGAACCAAACCTACTGGCCGAGTTACAATGTTCC GTATTTCCCTAAAATCTTCGCAGACGGTGGATTTAAGAAGCAGGCCGCGGAGCATGGCTCCTGGTTCTCTTATGACAAAACTGCCCGAGCCAACATCTTCAGACGTGACCACACAAAAGTGACCGATATGAAGTCCATGATAAAGCTTATGAG GTATAATGACTTCCAGCACGATCCTTTGTCTCGTTGTGACTGCACTCCGCCGTTCACCGGAGAGAACGCAATATCGGCTCGCTCAGATCTCAACCCAGCTAATGGAACATATCCATTTCCAACATTTGGTTTTAGGTGTCATGGAGGAACGGACATGAAG GTGACCAGCAGTTCAATGGCCAAGACTCTCTCAATGATCGCCGTCAGTGGACCCACTCATGACCAGCAGCCGGTCTTTCAGTGGAGCAAGTCAGAATGTGACAAGCAGTACCTACACTTGGGTCATCCAGACATCTTCAACTTTGACCCCGTGGAGGTCAACTGGAAGAAACCTTAA
- the LOC139938540 gene encoding phosphoserine phosphatase-like, which yields MATLEETKAVWKRADAVCFDVDSTVSTEEAIDELAAHCGVGDEVAQWTKKAMDGSITYKETLTARLKIINPSLDIVKSFIDSHPPANYLTPKVRELIELLLARGTAVYLVTGGFYCTVAELAKSLNIPLENIYANKLKFFYNGEHAGFCEEQPTCAAGGKPAVVGMLKKKHGYKNVVMIGDGATDLEACPPADAFIGFGGNKVRAKVQEGASWFANSFQELIDVLQESS from the exons ATGGCAACACTTGAAGAGACAAAAGCAGTATGGAAGAGAGCAGATGCGGTCTGTTTTGACGTCGACAGTACAGTCAGCACAGAGGAGGCAATCGATGAGCTCGCCGCTCACTGTGGAGTCGGAGACGAAGTAGCTCAATG GACCAAGAAGGCAATGGATGGGAGTATAACATACAAAGAGACGCTGACAGCAAGATTAAAGATTATTAATCCATCCTTAGATATTGTTAAGAGTTTTATAGACAGTCATCCGCCAGCAAATTATCTTACACCAAAAGTCAG GGAACTGATTGAGCTTCTTCTCGCCCGAGGCACAGCGGTGTACCTCGTGACTGGTGGATTCTACTGTACAGTCGCTGAACTAGCCAAATCTCTCAACATTCCCCTGGAAAATATCTACGCTAACAAGCTCAAGTTCTTCTATAATG GTGAGCACGCTGGTTTCTGTGAGGAACAACCAACATGTGCAGCGGGAGGAAAACCCGCCGTTGTGGGTATGTTGAAGAAGAAACACGGCTACAAGAACGTTGTCATGATTGGAGACGGAGCCACTGACCTCGAGGCTTGCCCTCCTGCA GATGCGTTTATAGGATTTGGTGGTAACAAGGTCCGAGCGAAGGTTCAGGAAGGTGCTAGCTGGTTTGCTAACAGCTTCCAAGAGCTCATCGACGTCCTACAAGAGTCatcttga
- the LOC139938910 gene encoding uncharacterized protein isoform X2, with product METATTPAPNELLLPVPVIVVLAVGGYLLLIVILLVVRQCLVARGICMACSPCGKEDGSLQCCDCWLSCAEGCNCCAYPNTKSCLDSLCGPPDDRCSIAKCLSCQTCQNETCCGDDSSGFECAGCDCACQAPECDTIDCFCFKINMHN from the exons ATGGAAACC GCTACGACACCAGCCCCCAATGAGCTGCTCCTGCCCGTCCCAGTCATCGTTGTTTTAGCCGTCGGAGGATACCTACTTCTAATTGTTATTCTTCTTGTGGTTCGCCAATGTCTTGTG GCACGGGGCATCTGCATGGCCTGCTCACCCTGCGGAAAAGAAGACGGTAGTCTACAGTGTTGTGATTGTTGGCTCTCTTGTGCTGAGGGGTGCAACTGCTGTGCCTACCCTAACACCAAGTCATGTCTTGACTCTCTGTGTGGACCTCCTGATGAT agGTGCAGCATTGCTAAATGTTTATCCTGCCAGACGTGTCAAAATGAAACCTGCTGTGGAGATGACAGCTCAGGTTTCGAG TGTGCAGGATGCGACTGTGCTTGCCAGGCGCCGGAGTGTGACACGATCGACTGTTTCTGCTTCAAGATAAACATGCACAACTAG
- the LOC139938910 gene encoding uncharacterized protein isoform X1 — translation METATTPAPNELLLPVPVIVVLAVGGYLLLIVILLVVRQCLVARGICMACSPCGKEDGSLQCCDCWLSCAEGCNCCAYPNTKSCLDSLCGPPDDRCSIAKCLSCQTCQNETCCGDDSSGFELCGGGDTCSSTGCECAGCDCACQAPECDTIDCFCFKINMHN, via the exons ATGGAAACC GCTACGACACCAGCCCCCAATGAGCTGCTCCTGCCCGTCCCAGTCATCGTTGTTTTAGCCGTCGGAGGATACCTACTTCTAATTGTTATTCTTCTTGTGGTTCGCCAATGTCTTGTG GCACGGGGCATCTGCATGGCCTGCTCACCCTGCGGAAAAGAAGACGGTAGTCTACAGTGTTGTGATTGTTGGCTCTCTTGTGCTGAGGGGTGCAACTGCTGTGCCTACCCTAACACCAAGTCATGTCTTGACTCTCTGTGTGGACCTCCTGATGAT agGTGCAGCATTGCTAAATGTTTATCCTGCCAGACGTGTCAAAATGAAACCTGCTGTGGAGATGACAGCTCAGGTTTCGAG TTATGTGGGGGCGGGGATACCTGCTCAAGCACCGGGTGTGAA TGTGCAGGATGCGACTGTGCTTGCCAGGCGCCGGAGTGTGACACGATCGACTGTTTCTGCTTCAAGATAAACATGCACAACTAG